Proteins co-encoded in one Stomoxys calcitrans chromosome 5, idStoCalc2.1, whole genome shotgun sequence genomic window:
- the LOC106093670 gene encoding uncharacterized protein LOC106093670, with protein MANMILPQTPKGEYNYISNDIWFHLTNYIAPKDVQTFAMICKQSADCVKSLHFWRQLYRKYCLTSSKLPKHLQAHQIANCDVNSLRTLVIEALFYCHQPLSNHLKSNFALEALLGKSCVSSWQLRDQQCTWIMCYKFQGHMRKPKHNPHHFEKQDRVEVVDDWESLANSDDDDDGGGYVVNSKKLKTEYTNEAASLLVIWCDRFIPFPSDYLNTNSSSALRLKAVRELLSTDMRSINLEMDLASLTGDQSITWKYKQIKKYKVLPWWHSDFRKFNK; from the coding sequence ATGGCAAACATGATCCTACCACAGACCCCAAAGGGGGAGTACAACTATATTAGTAACGACATATGGTTTCACTTGACCAATTACATAGCTCCAAAAGATGTTCAAACGTTTGCAATGATTTGTAAACAAAGTGCGGATTGTGTAAAATCTCTGCATTTCTGGCGTCAACTCTACCGAAAATACTGCCTAACTTCTTCGAAACTACCAAAACATTTGCAAGCCCATCAAATTGCGAACTGTGATGTGAATTCCTTAAGGACTTTGGTTATAGAAGCTCTATTCTATTGTCATCAACCACTGAGTAAtcatttaaaatcaaattttgcattggAAGCATTGTTGGGAAAGTCATGTGTGTCCTCATGGCAACTAAGAGATCAGCAGTGTACTTGGATAATGTGCTACAAATTCCAAGGTCATATGAGAAAACCTAAACACAATCCACATCACTTTGAAAAGCAAGATCGTGTTGAAGTTGTGGATGATTGGGAATCTTTGGCAAAtagcgatgatgatgatgacggtgGTGGTTACGTTGTAAATAGCAAAAAGTTAAAAACAGAGTATACAAACGAAGCAGCTAGTCTCTTAGTTATATGGTGTGATCGCTTTATACCATTTCCTTCTGACTACCTTAATACGAATTCCTCATCTGCCTTACGATTGAAAGCAGTACGAGAGCTTTTGTCTACCGATATGAGATCAATTAATTTGGAGATGGATTTAGCTTCCTTGACTGGCGACCAAAGTATCACTTGGAAGtataagcaaataaaaaaatataaagtatTACCTTGGTGGCATAGCGActttagaaaatttaataaatag
- the LOC106092531 gene encoding uncharacterized protein LOC106092531 has translation MDHCVVEEVDDVVEEAHLLTQLRTRHKIQKYILRSDVLELKPRTRRQGKCVGAALEVVNYQMVANMVLPETPKEYNYISNIIWFHLAHHIAPEDVQRFAMICIQSANCVRYASFWRHLYRKHCLRSLQLPKHLQAQQITNRDVHSLRPLVIEALFHCHPPLSNRLKSNFPLETLVGKSYVSSWHLMDQQCIWIMCYKFQHHTLKHKSEAVRLEKQDHVDVVEDWESLANEDDNVVNRKTLRKDYTNEGASLLVIWCDRFIPFPTDYLYTSSSFAFRLKAARELLSNDMRSINLEMDLVSLTGDQIITWKYKQIKKYKVLPWWHTDFREFNK, from the exons ATGGACCACTGTGTAGTGGAGGAAGTGGACGATGTGGTAGAAGAGGCGCATTTGCTGACACAACTAAGAACTAGACACAAAATTC AAAAGTATATCTTAAGATCTGATGTTTTGGAGCTGAAACCGAGAACGCGACGTCAAGGCAAATGTGTGGGAGCAGCTCTAGAAGTTGTCAACTATCAAATGGTGGCCAACATGGTTCTTCCAGAGACACCAAAGGAGTACAACTATATTAGTAACATCATATGGTTTCACTTAGCCCATCATATAGCTCCAGAAGATGTTCAGAGGTTTGCCATGATTTGTATTCAAAGTGCAAATTGTGTAAGATATGCAAGTTTCTGGCGTCATCTATATCGAAAACACTGCCTAAGATCTTTGCAGTTACCGAAACATTTGCAAGCTCAGCAAATTACCAATCGTGATGTACATTCCTTAAGACCTTTGGTTATAGAAGCTCTATTCCATTGCCATCCACCATTGAGTAATCGTTTAAAATCTAATTTTCCTTTGGAAACATTGGTGGGAAAGTCATATGTATCCTCATGGCATCTAATGGATCAGCAGTGTATTTGGATTATGTGCTACAAATTTCAACACCATACTTTGAAACATAAATCTGAAGCAGTTCGTTTGGAAAAGCAAGATCATGTCGATGTCGTGGAAGATTGGGAATCGTTGGCTAATGAAGATGATAACGTTGTAAATAGAAAAACATTGAGAAAAGATTATACAAACGAAGGAGCCAGTCTCTTAGTTATATGGTGTGATCGTTTTATACCATTTCCTACGGACTACCTTTATACGAGTTCATCGTTTGCGTTTCGATTGAAAGCCGCACGAGAGCTTTTGTCTAACGATATGAGATCAATTAATTTGGAAATGGATTTAGTTTCATTGACTGGAGATCAAATCATCACTTGGAAAtataagcaaataaaaaaatataaagtgtTACCTTGGTGGCATACTGATTTTAGAGAATTTAATAAATAA
- the LOC106092530 gene encoding CDK5RAP3-like protein, with translation MNEADIPIDIHTLKLQDWLVSRRIVPKNIQANLKDIRSKITSALMDMPSHEKLIELLKGTNINYYHCKEIIEILKQTEKDTKGLFGSYGSKRMKDWQEIVRLYEKDNIYLAETAQIYVRNVNYEVPNVRKQMTKLEQQSDESLKRSIDLAKPEAQLLNEHAALLQQIGVKGENLREEFTQVLLGLPDIYAKSIKKVGTLDQALDLYATTSGQTKQQCLPITRHLMELGNTTVYQYIHKEAPLSVEEPPIKLNLSQEHEAKSNDNEIDFGDDNGGASSTISGEMIDFGELNLESGGETIDFGDTGEGGDIDWGIESSPTENVEVNFDIPIEEYGIVVEGAGMDGGVAKGDQAYTILDSPNYRERFTDELYELEAFLRMRCYELRQVNANSNVMFSLMESISTHDEESLKKMLSNVEAILSEISNEQTRHLFQLKHSPKYADLLASKLKQMIKAVEKIRLTKQVLKDRSVELKEQRLALNPVLEELVAQTKNLQTKIEQDISKRYKNRVVNLLGGV, from the exons ATGAAT GAGGCCGATATACCTATTGATATCCATACTCTTAAATTGCAAGATTGGCTGGTTAGCAGGCGAATTGTGCCCAAAAACATTCAGGCCAATCTGAAAGATATTCGTTCGAAGATTACTTCTGCTCTCATGGACATGCCATCACACGAGAAACTTATTGAACTTTTAAAGGGAACAA ACATCAACTATTATCATTGTAAGGAAATCATAGAAATTCTAAAACAAACTGAAAAGGATACCAAGGGTCTTTTCGGTAGTTATGGCAGTAAGCGCATGAAGGATTGGCAAGAGATTGTGCGCCTTTATGAGAAGGACAACATCTATTTGGCAGAGACAGCTCAGATTTATGTGCGTAATGTCAACTATGAGGTGCCAAATGTTCGCAAACAAATGACAAAGCTGGAGCAGCAAAGTGATGAAAGCCTTAAGCGCAGCATTGATTTGGCTAAACCGGAGGCGCAACTTTTGAATGAACATGCTGCCTTGCTACAGCAAATTGGGGTGAAAGGAGAAAACCTTAGGGAGGAATTTACCCAAGTACTATTGGGTTTGCCTGATATTTATGCCAAGAGTATAAAGAAAGTTGGCACTTTAGATCAAGCATTGGATTTGTATGCCACGACCAGCGGACAAACGAAGCAACAATGTTTGCCCATTACCAGACATCTCATGGAGTTGGGTAATACCACTGTTTATCAATACATACACAAAGAGGCTCCACTCTCCGTAGAAGAACCGCCAATAAAACTTAACTTGAGCCAAGAACACGAAGCGAAGAGTAACGACAATGAAATTGATTTTGGTGATGATAATGGCGGTGCTTCTTCCACCATCTCTGGAGAAATGATCGATTTCGGTGAACTTAACCTTGAGAGTGGCGGGGAAACTATTGATTTTGGTGACACCGGCGAGGGTGGTGACATTGATTGGGGTATCGAAAGTTCTCCAACCGAAAACGTGGAGGTTAATTTCGATATTCCAATTGAAGAATATGGAATTGTGGTCGAAGGTGCTGGCATGGATGGTGGTGTAGCTAAGGGGGATCAGGCCTACACCATTCTCGATTCTCCCAATTACCGGGAACGTTTTACTGATGAGCTGTATGAACTCGAAGCATTCCTTCGTATGCGTTGCTATGAACTAAGACAAGTAAATGCTAACAGCAATGTTATGTTTTCTCTCATGGAATCAATTTCTACTCACGATGAGGAATCCCTTAAAAAAATGCTCTCAAATGTTGAAGCCATTCTGTCGGAAATTAGCAATGAACAAACTCGCCATCTTTTCCAATTAAAACATTCGCCAAAATACGCAGATCTTTTGGCTTCAAAACTGAAACAAATGATAAAGGCAGTAGAGAAAATAAGACTCACCAAACAAGTTCTTAAGGATCGTTCTGTTGAATTAAAAGAGCAACGACTCGCTCTTAATCCTGTGCTCGAGGAATTGGTGGCACAAACGAAAAATTTACAAACTAAAATTGAGCAGGATATATCGAAGCGCTATAAGAATCGTGTAGTAAATTTGTTGGGCGGTGTATAG
- the LOC106092524 gene encoding histidine-rich glycoprotein, whose amino-acid sequence MPTGGAGGNTNSNTARAAHVYHQGLASPHHHHHHHHHPQHAQTPPQYPYHHHPHHHMQQQYQRGKTHPHHHHPGHSAGHSQSELLHWWPPPPVPPSMTTSQTSSAVAAATSASMSASSASLSTANTKSKRGDVSY is encoded by the coding sequence ATGCCCACTGGTGGGGCTGGCGGGAATACAAATAGTAATACGGCGAGAGCAGCGCATGTCTATCACCAGGGACTTGCATcaccacaccaccaccaccaccatcatcaccaTCCTCAGCATGCACAAACACCGCCCCAGTATCCATATCACCACCACCCCCACCATCACATGCAGCAACAATATCAGCGCGGTAAGACCCATCCCCACCATCATCATCCCGGTCATAGCGCGGGGCATTCACAATCTGAGTTGCTGCATTGGTGGCCGCCACCACCAGTGCCTCCATCAATGACTACATCACAAACATCATCAGCGGTGGCAGCCGCCACATCGGCTTCAATGTCGGCATCATCAGCATCATTATCCACTGCAAACACAAAATCTAAGAGAGGCGATGTTTCATATTAG